The following coding sequences lie in one Spodoptera frugiperda isolate SF20-4 chromosome 24, AGI-APGP_CSIRO_Sfru_2.0, whole genome shotgun sequence genomic window:
- the LOC118278587 gene encoding DNA-directed RNA polymerases I, II, and III subunit RPABC3: MAGVLFEDIFNVKDIDPEGKKFDRCSRLHCESESFKMDLILDINSWIYPMELGDKFRLVLATTLRENGYPDGGEWNPLETEGNRADSFEYVMSGKVYRIEGDEAAMEPASRLAAYVSFGGLLMRLQGDANNLHGFEVDQHMYLLMKKLAF, from the exons atggcCGGTGTATTATTCGAAGATATATTCAATGTGAAAGATATTGACCCGGAAGGCAAGAAATTTGATCGTTGCAGCCGATTGCATTGCGAATCAGAATCTTTTAAAATGGACTTAATTTTGGACATCAATTCATGGATATATCCAATGGAATTGGGTGATAAGTTTAGATTAGTGCTTGCTACGACTCTTAGAGAGAATGGTTATCCTGACGGAGGTGAATGGAACCCTCTAGAAACGGAGGGAAATCGCGCCGACAGTTTCGAATATGTGATGTCCGGAAAGGTTTACAG GATAGAAGGAGATGAGGCAGCCATGGAGCCAGCGTCCCGATTAGCAGCATACGTATCATTCGGAGGCCTTCTAATGCGACTGCAGGGCGATGCAAACAACTTGCACGGGTTCGAAGTAGATCAGCACATGTACTTGTTAATGAAGAAGTTAGCTTTCTAA
- the LOC118278441 gene encoding modular serine protease-like isoform X2, with translation MFLFNLKTFVIVLFVTSCVFAQHRYRKKTCRKDEFRCKNGACVPLTSQCNGKADCPDGSDETFPLCRNNTCSIDEFRCTYGACIDLSLRCDEKQDCVDNSDELVPLCRNDFTDFHICEERIIEERQYSPAVDCRSLRQTCDDGQVLKEPTRCDGHVDCADGSDETVARCAEAECVPPLFRCAYGGCAHPRAACDGVRDCADGSDEMQDLCDRILPATTPKPICILPAYPENGRYTLGGNSTGAPGQMFPSVVLKYSCDPQHVIVGSNTLFCYLGQWSQDFPECSRYCTLPKHDSVEYRCSSPDDETLDPTIACEEQILDGATIYPRCRQPVYYSPVDLLPMRCENGTWDRMVTCVADCGRLGDPADPLLLGSGREARRNELPWHVAIFKGTSHEQWCSGTIIRNNVVISAAHCFWSQGRLLSPTNFVVAAGKLYRTWGHPNDSNVQISDIREIRVPDRFQGAATNYQDDISLLTLVSDLVYTQHVRPVCIDFDYEADSRQLKVFSVGKVAGWGVTEEGRFSEVLRVADMPYVSVPDCLTDIAEEYKAYITGDKFCAGYKNGIALCLRDSGGGLTFPARERGTYRHYLRGVASTAFHAGSYCSNNTITSFTHLLTHQLFVQEYLLNVNK, from the exons atgtttttgtttaatttaaaaacttttgttaTCGTGTTGTTCG TGACATCATGTGTTTTCGCCCAACATCGATACCGGAAGAAAACATGTCG CAAAGATGAGTTTCGCTGTAAGAATGGCGCGTGTGTGCCACTCACAAGCCAGTGTAATGGCAAAGCGGATTGCCCTGATGGAAGCGACGAGACTTTCCCTCTTTGTAggaacaatac ATGTTCAATAGACGAGTTCCGCTGCACGTACGGCGCGTGCATCGACCTGTCGCTTCGATGTGATGAGAAGCAGGACTGTGTCGACAATTCCGATGAGCTGGTGCCTCTCTGCAGGAATGACTTCACTGATTTCCATAT TTGCGAAGAACGCATAATAGAGGAACGTCAGTATTCACCAGCGGTGGACTGTAGGAGCTTACGGCAGACGTGTGATGATGGCCAGGTCCTGAAGGAGCCAACGAGGTGTGATGGCCACGTGGACTGTGCTGACGGGTCTGATGAGACGGTGGCTCGATGTGCTGAGGCGGAGTGCGTGCCGCCGCTGTTTCGGTGCGCGTATGGGGGATGTGCGCATCCGAGAGCTGCTTGCGATGGT GTTCGAGACTGCGCAGATGGTTCGGATGAGATGCAGGACCTATGTGATCGGATACTACCAGCCACCACGCCTAA GCCAATTTGCATTCTCCCAGCCTACCCAGAGAATGGTAGGTATACCTTAGGGGGCAACTCTACTGGTGCGCCGGGCCAAATGTTCCCTAGTGTGGTACTGAAGTACTCCTGTGACCCTCAGCATGTCATCGTAGGGTCCAACACACTCTTCTGCTACTTGGGACAATGGTCACAGGACTTTCCGGAGTGTTCAC GTTACTGCACTCTACCAAAACATGACAGCGTTGAATACAGATGCTCTTCACCCGACGACGAGACTCTGGACCCTACCATAGCTTGCGAGGAACAAATACTAGATGGCGCCACTATCTACCCTCGCTGCCGTCAACCAGTGTACTATAGCCCTGTGGATCTACTACCGATGCGGTGCGAGAATGGGACCTGGGATCGTATGGTTACTTGTGTAGCAG ACTGTGGGAGGCTCGGAGACCCTGCAGACCCCTTGCTACTGGGGTCTGGAAGAGAAGCGAGGAGGAACGAGCTACCTTGGCACGTCGCTATCTTCAAGGGGACTAGCCACGAACAGTGGTGTAGTGGCACTATTATCAGGAACAATGTTGTTATATCAG CTGCTCACTGTTTCTGGTCACAAGGTAGATTGCTCTCTCCTACCAACTTCGTGGTGGCGGCAGGCAAGCTTTATAGAACCTGGGGCCATCCGAATGACTCTAACGTGCAAATATCTGAC ATTCGTGAGATCAGAGTACCGGATCGGTTCCAAGGAGCTGCGACCAACTACCAAGACGATATATCTCTGCTCACCCTAGTTTCCGACTTGGTGTACACGCAACATGTGAGGCCTGTGTGCATCGACTTCGATTACGAAGCCGATTCCCGACAGCTGAAAGTGTTTAGCGTTGGAAAG GTAGCAGGGTGGGGAGTGACAGAGGAGGGCCGTTTCTCCGAAGTGCTCCGAGTGGCGGACATGCCGTACGTGTCTGTGCCGGACTGTCTGACGGATATAGCGGAGGAATACAAAGCTTATATTACTGGAGATAAATTCTGCGCTGGATATAAAAATG GTATAGCCCTATGTCTCCGCGACAGTGGAGGGGGCCTAACGTTCCCGGCGCGCGAGCGTGGCACCTACCGCCACTACCTACGAGGAGTGGCCTCCACCGCCTTCCACGCCGGCAGCTACTGCAGCAACAACACTATCACCAGCTTCACACACCTCCTCACTCACCAACTGTTTGTACAAGAATAtttgttaaatgttaataaataa
- the LOC118278586 gene encoding H/ACA ribonucleoprotein complex subunit 4 — MTEVLQPGAEVFSEKKKKKVKDGVSLGTFQKLGDFKIEPTESVTKLDTAYWPLLLKNFDRLNVRTNHYTPLPFGHSPLKRPIGEYVKAGFINVDKPSNPSSHEVVSWIKRILKVEKTGHSGTLDPKVTGCLIVCIDRATRLVKSQQNAGKEYVAVFSLHSAVENVQKVTQGLEKLRGALFQRPPLISAVKRQLRVRSVYDSKLLDFDTERNIGVFWVSCEAGSYIRTMCVHLGLMLGVGGQMIELRRVRSGIQGEQEGMVTMHDILDAQWAYENHKDETYLRRVIKPLEGLLVAHKRIFIKDSAVNAVCYGAKVLLPGILRYEDGIEIDQEIVIVTTKGEAVALAIAMMTTSTMASCDHGVAAKLKRVIMERDTYPRKWGLGPKASHKKQLISQGKLDKFGKPNENTPAEWLNSYVDYKVKNENGNVEAEEVGRKRTASTANADDPNNSVEVKSEKKKKKKKRDSEAADITMEDGAGDATVEAETTTEVDSSLRKEKKKKKKKDRDQEKADE, encoded by the exons atgaCGGAGGTTTTACAACCCGGCGCAGAAGTGTTTtcggagaagaaaaagaagaaagtcAAGGATGGAGTATCTTTGGGCACGTTTCAAAAGCTCGGAGATTTTAAAATCGAGCCAACAGAAAGTGTAACTAAGTTAGATACAGCATATTGGCCATTGTTATTGAAGAACTTCGATCGTCTCAATGTGCGCACCAACCATTACACGCCGCTGCCATTCGGCCACTCGCCGCTGAAACGTCCGATCGGGGAATATGTGAAGGCTGGCTTCATAAACGTGGACAAACCGAGCAACCCAAGCTCCCACGAAGTCGTTTCATGGATTAAACGCATTTTAAAAGTGGAAAAAACGGGGCACTCCGGCACGCTAGATCCCAAAGTGACAGGTTGTTTGATCGTGTGCATTGACCGCGCGACGAGGCTCGTGAAGTCACAACAGAACGCCGGTAAGGAGTATGTGGCTGTCTTCAGTTTGCATTCGGCTGTTGAGAATGTGCAGAAGGTCACACAAGGTTTGGAGAAGCTGCGGGGAGCTTTATTCCAGCGCCCGCCTCTTATCTCGGCCGTTAAGCGTCAGTTGCGTGTGCGGTCAGTATACGACAGTAAACTCCTCGATTTCGACACGGAGCGCAACATTGGTGTGTTCTGGGTGAGCTGCGAGGCTGGCTCCTACATCCGTACCATGTGTGTCCACTTAGGACTCATGCTCGGAGTGGGTGGACAGATGATTGAACTCCGAAGAGTCCGGTCTGGCATCCAAGGAGAACAGGAAGGCATGGTGACCATGCATGACATCTTAGACGCTCAGTGGGCCTATGAAAACCACAAAGATGAGACTTACCTCCGTAGAGTAATCAAACCGCTGGAAGGTTTACTAGTAGCACATAAGAGAATATTCATCAAAGACAGTGCGGTGAACGCAGTCTGTTACGGAGCTAAAGTACTACTGCCTGGTATTTTAAGGTACGAAGATGGTATCGAAATTGATCAAGAAATTGTCATAGTAACTACTAAGGGTGAAGCGGTTGCGTTAGCTATTGCTATGATGACTACTTCAACCATGGCATCATGTGACCACGGTGTAGCAGCCAAGCTGAAGAGGGTGATCATGGAACGAGACACATACCCAAGGAAATGGGGCCTAGGACCGAAGGCTTCGCACAAAAAGCAGCTAATCTCGCAGGGCAAACTAGATAAATTTGGCAAGCCCAACGAGAATACGCCAGCGGAGTGGCTTAATAGTTACGTAGATTATAAAGTGAAGAATGAGAATGGTAACGTTGAGGCTGAGGAGGTTGGTAGGAAGAGGACGGCTAGCACTGCGAATGCTGATGATCCGAACAACTCCGTAGAAGTTAAGtcagagaagaaaaagaagaagaagaagagggATAGCGAGGCTGCGGATATTAC AATGGAGGATGGTGCAGGCGATGCTACAGTGGAAGCAGAAACAACGACAGAGGTCGACTCGTCATTAcgcaaagaaaagaaaaaaaagaaaaagaaggatCGAGACCAAGAAAAGGcagatgaataa
- the LOC118278441 gene encoding modular serine protease-like isoform X1 — MILFNLKTFVIVLFVTSCVFAQHRYRKKTCRKDEFRCKNGACVPLTSQCNGKADCPDGSDETFPLCRNNTCSIDEFRCTYGACIDLSLRCDEKQDCVDNSDELVPLCRNDFTDFHICEERIIEERQYSPAVDCRSLRQTCDDGQVLKEPTRCDGHVDCADGSDETVARCAEAECVPPLFRCAYGGCAHPRAACDGVRDCADGSDEMQDLCDRILPATTPKPICILPAYPENGRYTLGGNSTGAPGQMFPSVVLKYSCDPQHVIVGSNTLFCYLGQWSQDFPECSRYCTLPKHDSVEYRCSSPDDETLDPTIACEEQILDGATIYPRCRQPVYYSPVDLLPMRCENGTWDRMVTCVADCGRLGDPADPLLLGSGREARRNELPWHVAIFKGTSHEQWCSGTIIRNNVVISAAHCFWSQGRLLSPTNFVVAAGKLYRTWGHPNDSNVQISDIREIRVPDRFQGAATNYQDDISLLTLVSDLVYTQHVRPVCIDFDYEADSRQLKVFSVGKVAGWGVTEEGRFSEVLRVADMPYVSVPDCLTDIAEEYKAYITGDKFCAGYKNGIALCLRDSGGGLTFPARERGTYRHYLRGVASTAFHAGSYCSNNTITSFTHLLTHQLFVQEYLLNVNK; from the exons atgattttgtttaatttaaaaacttttgttaTCGTGTTGTTCG TGACATCATGTGTTTTCGCCCAACATCGATACCGGAAGAAAACATGTCG CAAAGATGAGTTTCGCTGTAAGAATGGCGCGTGTGTGCCACTCACAAGCCAGTGTAATGGCAAAGCGGATTGCCCTGATGGAAGCGACGAGACTTTCCCTCTTTGTAggaacaatac ATGTTCAATAGACGAGTTCCGCTGCACGTACGGCGCGTGCATCGACCTGTCGCTTCGATGTGATGAGAAGCAGGACTGTGTCGACAATTCCGATGAGCTGGTGCCTCTCTGCAGGAATGACTTCACTGATTTCCATAT TTGCGAAGAACGCATAATAGAGGAACGTCAGTATTCACCAGCGGTGGACTGTAGGAGCTTACGGCAGACGTGTGATGATGGCCAGGTCCTGAAGGAGCCAACGAGGTGTGATGGCCACGTGGACTGTGCTGACGGGTCTGATGAGACGGTGGCTCGATGTGCTGAGGCGGAGTGCGTGCCGCCGCTGTTTCGGTGCGCGTATGGGGGATGTGCGCATCCGAGAGCTGCTTGCGATGGT GTTCGAGACTGCGCAGATGGTTCGGATGAGATGCAGGACCTATGTGATCGGATACTACCAGCCACCACGCCTAA GCCAATTTGCATTCTCCCAGCCTACCCAGAGAATGGTAGGTATACCTTAGGGGGCAACTCTACTGGTGCGCCGGGCCAAATGTTCCCTAGTGTGGTACTGAAGTACTCCTGTGACCCTCAGCATGTCATCGTAGGGTCCAACACACTCTTCTGCTACTTGGGACAATGGTCACAGGACTTTCCGGAGTGTTCAC GTTACTGCACTCTACCAAAACATGACAGCGTTGAATACAGATGCTCTTCACCCGACGACGAGACTCTGGACCCTACCATAGCTTGCGAGGAACAAATACTAGATGGCGCCACTATCTACCCTCGCTGCCGTCAACCAGTGTACTATAGCCCTGTGGATCTACTACCGATGCGGTGCGAGAATGGGACCTGGGATCGTATGGTTACTTGTGTAGCAG ACTGTGGGAGGCTCGGAGACCCTGCAGACCCCTTGCTACTGGGGTCTGGAAGAGAAGCGAGGAGGAACGAGCTACCTTGGCACGTCGCTATCTTCAAGGGGACTAGCCACGAACAGTGGTGTAGTGGCACTATTATCAGGAACAATGTTGTTATATCAG CTGCTCACTGTTTCTGGTCACAAGGTAGATTGCTCTCTCCTACCAACTTCGTGGTGGCGGCAGGCAAGCTTTATAGAACCTGGGGCCATCCGAATGACTCTAACGTGCAAATATCTGAC ATTCGTGAGATCAGAGTACCGGATCGGTTCCAAGGAGCTGCGACCAACTACCAAGACGATATATCTCTGCTCACCCTAGTTTCCGACTTGGTGTACACGCAACATGTGAGGCCTGTGTGCATCGACTTCGATTACGAAGCCGATTCCCGACAGCTGAAAGTGTTTAGCGTTGGAAAG GTAGCAGGGTGGGGAGTGACAGAGGAGGGCCGTTTCTCCGAAGTGCTCCGAGTGGCGGACATGCCGTACGTGTCTGTGCCGGACTGTCTGACGGATATAGCGGAGGAATACAAAGCTTATATTACTGGAGATAAATTCTGCGCTGGATATAAAAATG GTATAGCCCTATGTCTCCGCGACAGTGGAGGGGGCCTAACGTTCCCGGCGCGCGAGCGTGGCACCTACCGCCACTACCTACGAGGAGTGGCCTCCACCGCCTTCCACGCCGGCAGCTACTGCAGCAACAACACTATCACCAGCTTCACACACCTCCTCACTCACCAACTGTTTGTACAAGAATAtttgttaaatgttaataaataa